One window of the Rosa rugosa chromosome 3, drRosRugo1.1, whole genome shotgun sequence genome contains the following:
- the LOC133738453 gene encoding protein S-acyltransferase 8, which yields MAKRVYQVWKGSNKFILGGRLIFGPDARSLLVTLLLIIAPVIIFCVFVAWHLRHEFPSYNAGYAILVVAIVFTIYVLVLLFLTSARDPGIIPRNSHPPEEDFRYDSSVSIDVAGRPGGGNVGGRQTPSLQFPRTKEVMVNGHPVRVKYCDTCMLYRPPRCSHCSICNNCVERFDHHCPWVGQCIGQCNYRYFFMFVSSATLLCTYVFSISALYIKILMDDHNGTVWKAMKESPVSVILMAYCFISLWFVGGLTGFHLYLIGTNQTTYENFRYRADNRINVYNRGCVNNFLEVFCTEVKPSRNNFRAFVEEEVQRPPPLPTAREAEPDDSGGDPRSKVEDDLDIGEDLLKISQRRNIEEIDEDIRSRGSNGPHNASEADSVLGSDHRAPTIRADARHSSWGRRSGSWEIAPDVLPNENVTESRSHVNPNDACQ from the exons AAGTTCATCCTTGGCGGAAGGTTGATATTTGGGCCAGATGCCAGGTCACTGCTTGTCACATTGCTGTTGATCATTGCTCCAGTTATCATCTTTTGCGTATTTGTCGCGTGGCATCTTCGGCATGAATTTCCATCGTATAATGCAGGATACGCCATTTTGGTGGTAGCGATTGTATTTACTATATAC GTGTTGGTGCTTCTTTTTCTTACTTCAGCCCGGGACCCTGGGATTATTCCACGAAATTCACATCCACCCGAGGAAGATTTCCGGTATGACTCTTCAGTGTCTATTGATGTTGCTGGAAGACCAGGGGGTGGTAATGTCGGTGGAAGACAAACTCCAAGCCTTCAATTCCCTAGAACTAAAGAAGTGATGGTCAATGGGCATCCTGTAAGAGTGAAGTATTGTGACACTTGTATGCTATATCGGCCTCCTCGTTGTTCCCATTGTTCTATCTGCAACAATTGTGTGGAGCGCTTTGATCACCACTGCCCTTGGGTGGGGCAATGCATTGGCCAG TGCAACTATCGTTACTTCTTTATGTTCGTCTCTTCCGCAACTCTTCTCTGCACGTACGTGTTCTCAATATCCGCTCTATACATCAAGATTTTGATGGATGATCATAATGGGACAGTTTGGAAGGCAATGAAAGAATCTCCTGTGTCAGTGATACTAATGGCCTATTGTTTCATTTCTCTTTGGTTTGTTGGTGGACTAACTGGCTTCCATCTGTACCTTATAGGTACCAATCAG actACATATGAGAACTTCAGGTACAGAGCGGACAACAGGATCAATGTTTACAACCGTGGTTGTGTAAATAACTTTCTTGAAGTTTTTTGCACAGAAGTAAAACCCTCACGAAATAACTTTCGGGCTTTCGTTGAAGAGGAGGTGCAAAGGCCTCCCCCTTTGCCTACCGCACGGGAAGCGGAACCAGATGATTCGGGTGGGGATCCACGTTCAAAGGTAGAAGATGATTTGGATATTGGTGAAGATCTGTTGAAGATCTCACAGCGTCGTAATATTGAAGAGATTGACGAGGACATACGCAGTAGAGGGAGCAACGGACCGCATAATGCTTCGGAGGCAGACTCTGTTCTGGGTTCAGATCACCGCGCTCCCACCATTCGAGCTGATGCTCGACACTCGAGTTGGGGAAGGAGGAGTGGGAGCTGGGAAATTGCACCAGACGTCCTTCCTAATGAAAATGTCACTGAAAGTAGAAGTCATGTCAATCCAAACGATGCATGTCAATGA